In the Leishmania infantum JPCM5 genome chromosome 8 genome, GCTACCTCATCAAGCTCGAGCGCGACTTTGTGAACGCTGTCGCGGAGCTACGCACTTTCAACGAGGACCACATCCGCAACGAGCTCCCGCGCAACTACATCCCGTCGCTCTACCTGAAGCTTGAAGTCATAGTCAAGTACCGCGCCCTCAACCTGAAAGCGTTCCGAAAGATTCTGAAGAAGTTCCAGGAGCGGTGCGCCTGCGACAGcctcgagctgctgcagcgcgtcgtgaACATTGACCGGCTCATCTACGCGAGCAACATCTCACAGCCTTCCATCGACTTtcgcagcgcggcgctcgaTCTGATTGTAGTGTACGGCACCGTCTTCAGACTCACGTACGAGCAGGCCGTCCGACACATGAAGCAGTACGAGAACCGCACCGGCGTCAACGCGCAGCGTATCCTGCCTAACAGCCAGACCTTCttcgtcgccgacgccttTCCCCACCACGAGCGCCCAGGTACGTTTGCGGTGCGAGTGCTGTCCGGCACGTGCAGCCTTTTCTGCGAGAAGATGAtcacggaggtgctgcagtgccCGCGCTATCCCGGCAACAGCTGCGGCCGTTTTGCGAACGGCGAGGTCAGCGTGAACCTGCAGGCCCCTGTCCGTGGCGACGACGTGTTCGTCGTGCAGTCCATGGTCGCTCTCGAGTCGGAAAACCTCAGCAACGCGGGGGCGCTGatggagctggcgctgctaGTCCActcggcgcagctcgcggcggcggcgcgcattACGGCGGTTATTCCGTATCTTGCATACACGAGCAACGTCGCCTCCATCTCGGCCGTGGCGGAGATGATTGAGTTGGTCGGCTGCCACCACGTCATCACGGTGGACATGCACAGCGACCAGGTGGAGGGCATGTTCTCCATCCCGATAGAGAGCGCCTCTGCCATGTACGAATTTGTGCGTTACGTCTCGAATCTATTGGAAAGCGAGGGGAACACCTTCGAGAACATTACGGTCGTCGCCCCAAGCGGCGAGTTTCTCGGTCGTACGAAGGAGTACGCGGATGCGCTCATGCGCTACAACAACCTCGACAGCGCCACGCAGTTCGTGTCGGtgtgcacggcggtgcggcgggtAGAGACGCAGCCGTTGGCGTGCACCACTCGGACCAACCGCCACGACTACGAGATTCCGCGCGTGATAGCAGAAAGCCACCGCTGCACCGGCCTTTCCTCGTCTGGGGAGGTGGCGCACGAGTgcaagctgcagcagcagcagcacgggcCAGTGACGCGGAGCACGGAGTGGGGTACGCcgaacagcagcaccgctgcaagCATGGCGACAAGCCACATCAACGTTAACACCCCCATCGATGCCCAGGGGAAACAGTACCTGCATAGCCCTGCTACGCCGCCCGCGGCGGATGCGGTGACGTCGGAGCTAGTCGCCATCGTTGGCAGCGAATCACAGGCCGTGAGTTTCAGCACGCACAGCTACTACGCCAGCACGAACGCCACCGCACACGGCGGCACCCACAGccttctgctgcagcgccacggcgagCCGGACAtgcaacgcagcagcagcactctTGGTATCGAGAAGGCCCTTCGGCAACAGGAAGAGGGCCCTCAGGCACTCATCATGCGTAAGGAGACAGCGAGCAATGAGTACAAGAACTACGTCCTTGTCGGCGATGTCAAGGACCGCCTGTGCATCATCATTGAAACTGTGATCGACGAGGCTATTAACATGGCACACGTGGCGCGCTGCCTTCAAGAGCAGGGCGCAGAGCGCATCATCCTCGTCGCGACGCACGCGGTCATGTCCGGCAATGCAATCAATCTACTGGTCGAGTCGCCCATTGAGCTGGTCGTGGTTACAGATAGCGTAAATCAGGACGAGCTCATGAAGAAcccggcgctggcgcgcaagCTGCGCGTCGTGCCGATCGCGCCGTTGCTCGCGCGCGCGATCGAGAAGATTCACACCGAGAACACGCTCGCGACACTTTTCGACAAGTCCtagcacacgcatacgcacacgcacggacgtgcgtgtgcggtgcgACAACCGTGCCGGCGTCCGCCGTGATgcggagagaagaaaaaaaaataggaCCAAGCAAACGGTGAAGACGATATAAAGAGGAAAAGttgtgagggggagggaactGCTCCGACGCACTCgcccgtgtgtgcgtgtgtgtgtgtggcggtggcggtagtagtggtggtggggcgaAGTGATGCATTGATGGTGGAAGCAGTggcatgtgtgtgtatatacatatatgtctctctgtgtgggtAAGAGCACGGTTAGGTGATGAAGAAGAGATAACGCAACGGAAGGCGGATCATGTCGATTGAGCATCCGTCGTGTGTCCTCGGCCCCAGCACCCACGCAACGATCGTCTTCCCCTTGCTCTGATGAGGATGAGGAGAGTGATGAGAAGGACGTGTTATAAGTTGCCTTCGCGGACGTCCGGGCCTcctgtgttgttgtttgatattttgttttgtgtggtGAGGAGCGCTGGATTGCACGCGCCGACACCGCTTTttctgcctcctccccgcccccacccctcttgttgttttttttttgtgtgtttctgtgtgtgtgtgtgtgcgtgtgatcAGCACATCTGGCGCCGAAGCACCGATACGTGCGCGCGGACGTTCTGCTACAGTTCGTGCCTACAtcgaagcacacacacgcacacacgggcacGGGTACAGAGACCCTAACGCACGCACCACCGTTGTGTTCTTGGCTCCGTCCatcctctccccccctcaTTGCTTGATGGTTCTGTGTTGGGGGCACCTTGTCGTATTCGATTCCCGTAACAACTTCAACGCCGGTGCGCCGGAAAGCGGCCGCCAACAAAggccaaaaaaaaggaaaaagggagagggagggcgaatGAGCGGAAGTGCCCTTCAAGATGGAGTAGAACTGCtcaagcagcgcagcagcagcaccaaaaACCACCGCCATTCCgctccctcgccccctcccctgccctgGCGTGTCCCCGCGCACAGACATGCACAGTCGAATACGAGAACGCCACTCGAGGGAGCAGGACGCGCGAcaagaaacgaaaacaaagaaaccTGTATGCCCAACGTGAGTCCATAGAAccgagaggggggggggcaagggAAGCGAAGGGCAGGAATGGTGATGACAAGCGCGGCGATCATTTGTGATGGGGCCTCCCTCCTTATCAGCTGACTGTCTCATCTCTGCTCGACACCACGTGCTACGGTAGGTCGGCAGGCCGTCTAGTTGACGAGGGGAAGGGcttggaggagggagggggcaaggTGAAGCTGAGCGAGGTgcggccctcctctctctctcttcggcTCTGTCTATACGGTGGCGTCGTGAGGTGACTTGTCCATCACGGCATGTCCGTTCGGCAACCCTCCCACCCACCGAGCCACACCCAGCCAGCTCAGCCCTCCAActtgcctctccctctgtcccGCACGCACTGCTGTCTCTTCTCTCGTGTCCCGCTTTCGCTCCGCACTTGCGTGGTCGCTTCGTTGGGCCACACACGCCCTCTTCCAGGCTGGCATCAAAACACCTTCTTAGCTCAACGACTGCCCTGGCAAGCTCATCGAATTCGACTTGCGCCTGGGTCTTTGCCCGCCCTTCTCCCTGCTCTTcatctctctgtgtgcgcacgcacgcacaacacacacacacacgcgtgcgcgcagagaAATCGCATCGCCGTGCGGTGCGTGTTCTGTGTTCTCTTTTGTTTCTTGTGAACggaaggggtggtggtgcgcacTCCGTGTATCCGTGCtgcccctgccgctgctgcgggtgcttGTCCCGGTCGCGGATCGTGTCTTGACGTCGCCGCGCTTGGCCTCTGCGTTGCTTTCCTCCAACACCCACGGTCATCACGGCTCGTGTCATTTTTAGACTGCGCGGACGGCCCTGCCCCCTTCTCCGTCGCAAACCCTTGGCGCGTCCACTGGTCCTCGCCGCGCCCGCTCATGATCGTCCGCTGACCCCTGAGAGTGCCGTGTTCTTAGAAGCCGGTGCCGAATCGTTCTTGTTGTTGGAATagtgtggggaggggggggttCATGTGCCTCCCTGCCTGTCCCGccccttccttttttgtCTTTCTGTGTCTTCAAGTTCTCCATGGGCACCTCGCGGGTGCACAGCACAAGCGGGACGGCGGGAGCGCGATGGAACTCGATCTCTCTAGGTCCACGTAGCATCGCCGGCAGCACGCGTGGGCCCCACGGGCTGCAGTGTCGTCGTGGCTTCCGCGTCCTTCACTTCCTGCTGGCATGCGCCATCGCCCTCCATGCCGTCACGGCACCGCTCTCCACCTGCTACGCTTACATCCgccatgcagcagcgccaccctcCATCACGGCTGAGACGCCAGCGGCCCCCTCTCTCATTCGCCCGAACGGCCTGccccccgccgcccccgccgcacCGTGGCGCACGCTCAACGAGTCGCTCTTGCCGTACCCCGTCTTCTACCCCGCCATTGCTTTGCTGAACAACTCCATCTTGCTgctcggcggctgcgccacggcaacTTGTGCCACACCCGTCGGGGCGTCAGGAACGAGGGTTGCCGCATCGCGCCACCGAGCAAGCGCGGCGACCTCCGTCACCTCGCCGTACCACGAGCGCTTGCTCTCCTTGAACGTGGACAAAGGCAACATCacaacgctgccgcagctgacgCTGCCTTCCGGGCTAGGCTTCGCTGGCCGCTACGCAGCCGTCACGCTCACCGATAGTGTCTACGTCGCGCGTAGCTGCACCATGAGCACGCAATCACCAGCCGAGGTGGCGAGCATgacggcagaggagctgcaAGCAATGCAGGCAGCCTACGCGCCGGTGGTAGCGTTCTACCCGGAAGGAACGGCGCACGCGAGCACGCGTGTCGGTGGCCCAGATCCGCCACCAGCAGTGAACCTGACCTACTTCAAGGTGCCCGCCGATCGCGTGCGCGTCAacgccagctgcaccgctCTCGCAACGGAAAACAAACTGCTCATCATTGGCGGCTTCCTGCTCTCCGGGAAGCGCGTCACGGCCAGCGTTGACTCCTTCAACGTCGTCACGCGCAAGTACGACGCCGATGTCGCCTTCCTGACCGCACCTGTGTTGCAGCCATCCGTAGCGACATCGACCGGGttcgctgccgttgcaggCGGCTGGACCTACGAGGCCGACACCACGGCCAGCGCGACTCGCGAAGCTAGGGCACTGCAAGAGGAGAGCCGCGTTaggcgaagcagccgcgtTGCCGTGAGCGGTGAGCCGCTGCATCTAGTTCAGGAgctggcgacgccgccagGGAAGTCATCGGCATCCCCCCGCTCTGACACgccatcatcaccgccgtcacGGTCCGTGCCGTCAccggcgccactgcagccaGTGGCACGTTACTTGTTTGATCTCTTGTTTTTCGAGCCCGACAGAGTACGCGGCTGCTCACGCGCCGTGCCACGTGGTGCGCTGCAGATAGGTGGAAGCATTTGCGTGTCGCCGGTGGACTCCTCTACCCTACCACGCACAGCCGTGGAGGACATTCTTCTCTCACCCAACGGCTGCCACGTGGCGGTATTTGGTGGCCAGGTGGTGCTGGTCGATCACAACCTGGGACATATCGCGGCGCTGGATATACGCGCGAGGCTGGCACAGGCGTTCGCCGCTCGTGCGCCGTTGGTCCTGcgaccaccgccggcggtgacgctgctTCGAACAGCGAAGCCGAACGCTGCCGCACGCACGTTCGCCGGAACCGAGAGTGCGGCAAGCCGGGATGCCCAGGCCAGTAGCCGCCACAACGATCACGCCGGATCGACGGCCGTGTtcgccagcagcggaagcagcagtgcagcgcCTATGACCTCATCGACGTCATCGTCTTCTTCAGCCACCGCCTCATCGTCGTCttcatcggcgccgctgccggagtACCGCTACTCATGGATGCAGCCGACCCTTATCTCACTGCCCTACGcccgccgccccgccccggctgctgcgccggacCCGCCCGTCATGGCGGACACGATCCTTCTTTACTACGCACTCGGTGGCGAGGACGTCTGGTCACAGGTGGTCACCGCGGCAGGCgacagtgctgctgctgatcttCTCGATCCATCAGGCAGGCAGCAtgtggtgccgcagctgcacggtGACCCCTCAACTCTCCGTGCCACCGGCAAAGGCACGGAAGCCGTTGTCCGTCGGGAGCCGACGCTTCGCTGGGCTCAGCGGGAGCTGCCGGACGTGCGCTACGACAGAGACCGCCCCGAGCTGCTCGCCGTGACGATGCCCACGCCGCTGTGGCCCGATGCGCTCACCCTGCAGACCAACTCCGAGGGCATTATCCATCTAGCGTTTCGAGACCTCAACTACACACGCTACTGTAGGTGGAATCGGCTTGTCGACAACGACGATGACAATGTGGTCTGCGCTGTCCGGCTCAGCAGTCGCCGCGACTGCGTCGGCAACACCGCCGGCACACTCGACAGCGCCTACGACGGCTCCCCGAACGCGACTATCCTCttcagcgccagcggcagcacgaccCCGGTGTACGTATGCTTCAGCTACGTGGTGCGGCCAACCTTGTGGCCTACATGCCGCATCCGGCAGTCCTTTTCCATCTTGAATCCGATGATGCCACTGCGCATCCTCGACAACAGCCACACCACCtccgcgccgacgccaacaCCGCGTCCTTCTCCGACGCGCGACCCTGCCGACAAAACCACCAGCTCCCCGCTTTTCATGCTCGCCGTTGGCGTGTCTATCGTTACGCTACTGGTGGCACTGCTCCTCGCTGCGCGGCTTCAGCATGTGCCGGAGGATGGGCTTCTGGTGATGAGCCTGCTCGaccgcggcgatggcgcaggtGACCAGCACGCGAGCCCCGGGATtcgcggccgcagctgcggcggcgccgcgaggCACAACGGGCAAGGCCGACGCAAGCGTCTtctccgcggcagcggcgagccCAACAAAGCCGCAGATGtcgaggatgacgacgagCCTGGCCTGTACCCGATTTCAACGTACGCCGAGTTCCTCCAGGTGGTTGGCAGCGCGCAGGAGGACAGTGAAGCGCGCATGTtggcgacagcggtggatgtgctgcggctgcaccaACACCGCTATCGCGTGCTCTCGCGGATCGGCCAAGGGCCACATTCTCTGTGCTTCCTTGCGCTTCGcaaggcgccgccgccgccgccgctacgggtgcagcagcagcgagtgaGGGGGGCGGGTGCCGGTATGAACCGAAGGGTACGCATGCTGGATGGCGATGCGAGTCCCGTCGTGCGCTCGTCCCTTTTcacgcggccaccaccgtcgtTCCCAGCAGCGTCCGCCACCCTCAGTCCAGGCGTCCcgaccaccgccacctcgtccCTGTGGGCCGCGCGGCACGACCAGAGCACGGCCGTCGTGGTCAAGTACACGCAGTGCCCTGACGACGCCACGCGAGCCCTCATAACACGCCTGTGCGAGCGCCTCCGCGACCTTCAAGCGGACGCTGTCACAGAGGCTTTGGGTGCGACAGGGGTGTATAGACAGCACCGCAACAGTGCCCCGTCGCGTCGCCCTCACCGGCGGTACCGCCCATCGGACACGTCGACGACGGtgtcctctgccgccgctcttcgGCCTTTAGATGTGTCAACTCAACTCACATGCGGCATCGCCCGCGAGGTGGCCAGCGGCGGTAGAAGCAGccgtggaggtgctgcggcacagGCGCTGCAAACGGATGCCGAGGATGCCACGGCACCACCAACGAGCAGACGAGACAGCAGTGCCATCATCGTCACCACAGCAAGCCGAGCGGGAtgtcagccgctgccgccgctgtcttcTGCCGCGAACGAGGCTCGCGTaatcgacggcgacgacgatgacaaCAGCTGCGCGTGGCTCGACGCTCACGAGGTGAACGTCgtcctctcgctcttcttgCTGCTGCCAGAGGATCTGTTCGTATCGTACGAGGTGAGCGTTCTTCAGCAGcaaaacagcaacagcagcagccagcacgcgcacgtcgaccgcagcggccgcttGACGCCGCTAAGCGTGTCACAGGCTGCGGTGGAATGGAATCGCAGGCATGTCTGGCCCGGCGCGAACGCCGAGCCAGCAAAGGCGTCTCATCACCGCCAACGCCATCGATGCACACCGATGCTGTCAGCAGGACAGAGCCTCCCCGAGCAGTCAACTCCGCGTGTATGCTGGGCTGCCTGCGTGAACCCGCTCCAGCCCTCCACACTCAGGCCGTGGAGTCTTTGCCTGGTCATGCCGTacgagcgcagcggcgacctTGCCGACTTCATTTTGCGTTGCcagcaggtgcagctgcttcctGCTGACGTGACGGGCGCGAAGGACACGAAGCGCACCGGGCTGAGCAGCAGAACCTCCGCATCTCCGGCATGTGTGCCGCCTGTCCACCACTGCTGGACCGAGTCGCTTCTCTGCTCCATCCTCTTCCAAGTATGCACTGggcttcagctgctgcacgcgcagtCGCCGCCCATCCTGCACGGCAACATTAAGCAGACgaacgtgctgctgcgggagcCGGCCTCCTTCTCGGTGGCACGACGGCGTGTGGTCGTCGCTGGAACGCCGGCGGCACTGGCAGGGATGAAGATGGGCGTGAGCAGCGGTCGCGGTGGACTCGAGGACGCGAACGGCGATCTAGACATGGCCGCTGCCACAATGCGCGTACCTGGAGCGCAGCAggcaagagaaggagaaggtggATGGCGGGACCGTCGCCTTGAAGCCGgcattgccgccgccgcacgacCGCTCTCTGCGCACGCGTCCTTCTGGCGGGCGAGCAGCTTGGtagctgccgccaccgctgtctGGCAAGCTGGCTCGCCGGTCTTGCGCTCCTCGCTATCCATCGGATCACCGCCTTCTCTGTTCCGTGCTGGCGCTACAGCGTCATCATCCACGGCGGCTTTCTCGCACGACGCGCCGCAGGAAGGGCAACCACAACTACAGCCACACGAAGACGAACAGCTGTGGCCGCCGGAGCGTGCACGGCATCTGCTCAGTACGCACACCTACCTGCCCATCAGCCTCACAGACGGCGGCATGTCGTGGTGGTTGACGGTGcaactgccgctgcggctacGCGGGTGCTTCGGGCGCACGACCCGCTCCACTCTTCGGCAGGCCCCGGCTGGGCTCTGCTGGCTGCGCCGGCTTGACCCGCCcccatcgtcgccgccgcccatcACGACGAAGAGCAGCGTCCTTCCGTCCGAGGACTGCATTGCGGCGTTAGCTGACTTCTTGTTCACCTTTATCGATGTGCCCACGCACGTCGCACCGGAGTTGTTGTGGGGGCGGCTCTGCACACTGTCGCAGTCTGACCACGGTGATgaaggtggcgctgctgccggtcTCGCCGTGCCCGGCTCATCGCTGACGCAGTCATCTTCGTCACTCCACTCCATTCGAAACCGGCGAGAGCAACACGTGGCCAGCTCTCGCCGCGACGGCCGTCGACGCGGCGATGGTGATAGCCTCACGCATCGGCGTTGTGGTGATGTCGCGCGCGAGCCTGCCGCGTCTCCGGCGGTGGGCTCAGCAAACCTCTTGCGTGCGACTGCTAGTGACGAACTGGGAGCGAACGTGACAGGGGACAAGCAAGCCCTCGGTGTGCttcctcagcagcagcagccacaacTACAGCGGCACGACGACCCGTACGCGGACGAAGACATGGACGATCGAGACGTGGAGCTCGACATCGACGAGGACGGTATCTTCACCTGCGAGGAGGTGAATGCGCTGACCTCCGCCATGTGGAAGGCGGAAGGACTCACCCGCGtgccgcgcggcagccgccactaCCGCCAGGCTCCTCCTCAGCAGCgcacctccgcggcggccgtggacC is a window encoding:
- a CDS encoding putative ribose-phosphate pyrophosphokinase; translation: MLKTGKDLSQGQAFHRQLLSEYNTEITLDNYVSYFELKPIAKKIEHIRQALESTYRDRYAHRSVVEPSLTSTLTITEPLQVEPVQPCLCETSAAVTPTGRRDDKEFPASPVFVTPRGRQQHITTTMFTDPLSPLFFETPGFRALKETDKELAALIQRRIQLQERFFEKLHESYMRVKRYLIKLERDFVNAVAELRTFNEDHIRNELPRNYIPSLYLKLEVIVKYRALNLKAFRKILKKFQERCACDSLELLQRVVNIDRLIYASNISQPSIDFRSAALDLIVVYGTVFRLTYEQAVRHMKQYENRTGVNAQRILPNSQTFFVADAFPHHERPGTFAVRVLSGTCSLFCEKMITEVLQCPRYPGNSCGRFANGEVSVNLQAPVRGDDVFVVQSMVALESENLSNAGALMELALLVHSAQLAAAARITAVIPYLAYTSNVASISAVAEMIELVGCHHVITVDMHSDQVEGMFSIPIESASAMYEFVRYVSNLLESEGNTFENITVVAPSGEFLGRTKEYADALMRYNNLDSATQFVSVCTAVRRVETQPLACTTRTNRHDYEIPRVIAESHRCTGLSSSGEVAHECKLQQQQHGPVTRSTEWGTPNSSTAASMATSHINVNTPIDAQGKQYLHSPATPPAADAVTSELVAIVGSESQAVSFSTHSYYASTNATAHGGTHSLLLQRHGEPDMQRSSSTLGIEKALRQQEEGPQALIMRKETASNEYKNYVLVGDVKDRLCIIIETVIDEAINMAHVARCLQEQGAERIILVATHAVMSGNAINLLVESPIELVVVTDSVNQDELMKNPALARKLRVVPIAPLLARAIEKIHTENTLATLFDKS